A region from the Halorubrum sp. BV1 genome encodes:
- a CDS encoding amino acid-binding protein, protein MSDRRDGEPTEDGVPEVDGGHAATTPSTHTVRLELADEPGQLLDALYPIADNGGNLLSIYHERGNKTPRGRIPVEVDFEATQDRFEGIVEALRSEGVNVMQAGTERYAEEVTLLLFGHLIDTDLSDTLSQIEACESASVADVSLAAPQGTEESSSARLRVEARAGETETALAAVRDVAGAKGLRVVEPLVGVEA, encoded by the coding sequence GTGAGCGATCGCCGCGACGGAGAGCCCACAGAGGACGGAGTACCCGAAGTCGATGGCGGCCACGCCGCCACGACGCCGTCGACCCACACGGTCCGGCTCGAACTCGCCGACGAGCCCGGCCAGTTGCTCGACGCGCTCTACCCGATCGCGGACAACGGCGGCAACCTCCTCTCGATTTACCACGAGCGGGGGAACAAGACGCCTCGCGGGCGGATCCCGGTCGAGGTCGATTTCGAGGCGACACAGGACCGCTTCGAGGGGATCGTCGAGGCGCTCCGCAGCGAAGGGGTGAACGTGATGCAGGCCGGGACGGAGCGGTACGCGGAAGAGGTGACGCTGCTGCTTTTCGGCCACCTTATCGACACCGACCTGTCGGACACCCTCTCGCAGATCGAGGCCTGCGAGTCGGCCTCGGTGGCCGACGTGTCGCTCGCGGCTCCGCAGGGGACCGAAGAATCGTCGAGCGCCCGGCTCCGCGTCGAGGCCCGCGCGGGCGAGACGGAGACGGCGCTCGCGGCGGTGCGAGACGTGGCCGGAGCGAAGGGACTGCGGGTGGTCGAACCGCTCGTGGGGGTAGAAGCGTGA